AAGCTCGATCATTCAGCAGATCCAGACAGGTGGCACTGGGCAGAACAGTATCACCTCACTTGGAGTTGAAAATATCCCGAGCTAGAGTTGTATCTGAGCTGAATGAGCAATCTGAGTTAAAGATAACAAGCAGCCTTAGCATAGGGAAGTTTTGTGCTTTTCCCTACAGCCTCAGTAAGGCACAAAGAAGTGACTGAGAGCAATAGTTCTTATATAAACATATACTAAAGATTGATCTTATCTGCAGGGATACGTGGAGAGAATCAAGCCTATGGTAAGAGATGGAGTCTATTTCATGTACGAAGCTTTACATGGTCCAGAAAAGAATATCCTAGTTGAAGGAGCAAATGCAGCATTGTTGGATATTGATTTTGGTAAGATTCCATTACATCTCCATGAAAATGTATCCAGGTGCTTAAAAGAACTGTGCAACTATACAAGTACTGTATGAGATTTCATTTTTGTGTTTTGGCCACTGTGTGATGTGTGTCTACAGCAGTAGCGGAATAGCACAGATACCCATGTATGTCTGTCTTCCTTACCCCTTCACATGGTTCTCTACCAGAGACATCATAAGGCAGAGCTTTGCAGAGAAGTTTATAAAAAGACTGAAATTTGGGTGTAACAACATGCCAAGTATGTTTGTAGTTTATAGACAATGGTCTTGGCATTTGggtgaatttattttaaaaattttaataggttttttttctcttccttttctaATCCTCATTTTCTGATTATTACAACTTTCTGTAGTTCCAGATATTATAATGAAACATCCATAAATTTATTCTGAATTCAAACCTTTATCCCTAGAACTGTACTTCAGTTACCTCAGTTTGGTTCAGAACTAACCTGTATGGCTTTATAACTATAATTTACAACCTCTTGTAGTTGGGAGCTAATGAGACCTGTCACTCCAGAAATATGCTTCATCCAAGGCTATCCTTTTCTGGCATGGGTCCCTCACACTGGTGTAATATTGTGTTACTACCTCTATTTCAACTGTTGAGTGGCAACGAGAGGATAGCAGCACTAATGCATATTAAGAAATGTACCCATGGACTTAACCCTCTGGGACCAGCAAAGGCTAATGAAAGATTCCTCTGACTGTAGGTTGTaaggatagtaagaagtttaacaacaccaggttaagttgTAAGGATCCCAGTTAAAGGGAGTTTGGCCAGGCTTTGACCATTCTCGAGTGCGAATGAGCCTGCACTAAGAAACTCCCTCTAAATTGGCAATATCAGTTGGATGGCTAAAACACAAAAGAGAAAAGTAGAGCAGAGGGAGACCTGGACTGAGGAGCATTGGTGGGGGAGAGTAGAAGGATCTGCAATGCTTGATGCTGACTCTGGGTTCCTGTTGAAATGATGCATTCATCAGCATTAACATCCTTCCATTTAAAGAGAGAACAATTGACTCCAAAAATAATTATGAAATGTATCCGCGAAAAGTAAGTATCACAGAGAACGTTTACCCAACAGAGGATTATGGAACACTACAGTTGTATTCCAAAATATCATTTATTAGGAAGTGCTTGCATTTGTGTAACACCTTTCACATCGTCAGGATGTCCAAAAACCTTTCGCAGCCTATGAATTACTGTTTTGTGGTAGTAGTTATATGTCCTCATTTATATTTTCCAGTGATAATGCCCACATTTGTGGCGTGCACAACCTGAATTTGTAACACTGTGTAATATAGAAATGtacttttttaattctttcaaagGTACTTATCCTTTTGTGACTTCATCAAATTGCACAGTGGGTGGTGTGTGCACGGGACTGGGAATCCCCCCTCAGAATGTAGGAGAAGTGTATGGAGTGGTGAAAGCCTACACAACGAGGGTTGGAATTGGGGCATTCCCGACAGAACAAGATAATGTAAGCCTTCTAGTTCATATGGAGCATTGAAACTTGCACATTTCCATCACTTTCTCCTCAAACCTTTCTTGTAGTTTTATTTGTTGCTATCAATGTTCCTCCAAGATTCCTTCAAGTTGACAGTAAACAGCCTATTCTTCTGCCTTTGGcaatttttttttgcctttgcCATTTCTTTTGCAAACCATAAGATATTCAGCGGTTGACTTCTTTCCTCTCATGCCTTTTCTCCCCACTCTTTATTTTGTTTGTAAGTGGGTGGCGATCCTAGCATCTCACCCAAATCCCTAGTCATTGACCAGTACTGGCAGGATATTAAACTGACATCagctttagaaatcatagaagaaaacctacagtgcagaaagaggccatttggcccatcgagtctgcaccgaccacaatcccacccaggacctacccctgtatccctgcatatttacccactaatccacgcatctcaggacactaaggggcaattttagcatggccaatcaacctaacccgcacatctttggactgtgggaggaaaccagagcacccggaggaaacccacgcagacacggggagaatgtgcaaactccacacagacagtgacccaagccgggaatcgaacccaggtccctggagctatgaagcagcagtgctaaccactgtgctaccgtgccgcccatgatagtTGGGTCTGCTCTAGCCCTCACCATACATCAGCCAGGAGTGAGTCAGGCACATGAACCGAATCCAGTTTTCCCCTCCCCCTTTGACCTATAGGTGCTCTTGTCTGCACTCTGTCACCCCAGTGAGAGACGAGAGAAATAGTTCACCACTTATCAGTGCCAATTTGGTGCATTCCTAGGCTGTCTACAGGTATTACAAAACATTCTTTTTGGAGATTATAACTAAATTAGTGTTGAACTTTGTTTCAAGTCCCAAGTCATTTAATTCAAATTAGAAATTAACTTGAGACCTTTTGTGTTTAAAATGTAACCTTGAAATAACCCAAATGGATTGTTTATTTTCTGCATTTCTCGAAGATTGAGAAATTGGCAATAAAAATGCTTGTGCATTGATAATAATGGTGGGGAGTAGACCGATTCTATGCATTGTTATTGAGGCAATATTCACAGACAATGTGACCACCTTCACTTCAGAAAACTTTGGGGTATAGCCTCAGACACATGGAGTAAACTTTTTAATATAAGGAGAAACATTCTCATTACCAAGATGGCATTGCCCAGAATTCAGTTATGACCGTCCGAGAGGaaacatctttcctcatctatgtCTTAAAAGGGAAATCTTAAACTGGTGTCCCATAGTTCTAGTCTTCCCCACAAGAAGAAAGATTATCTgggtatccaccctatcaagtatTCCCCTCAGGATCATTTTTGCTTTAATAAGATTATctcttcttttaaactccaatgggtacaagTCCAACATGTTTGATCTTCCTCCATAGGAGGAAGCAaggagtcaagtgaaccttctctgaattgtttcTGACACGATTATATCCCTTTTCAAAAAAGGAGACCAAAGATGTACACAATTCCTCAGACATGGTCTCATCAAAGCCCTATACAGTTGCAATATAACATCCCTACGATTACATTTCTCCTCCCTCGTAATAAACACCAGCAATCCATTTGTCTTTCTAataatttgctgtacctgcatactaactttttgtgattcatgtactaggacacccagatccctctgtacatcaagttctgcaatctctcgccatttaaatagtattttgcCTTTCTGTTTTTTGAGCCAAGTggataagttcacattttcccacattatactccatctgccaaatttttgcccattcacttaaactaTCTCTATCATTTATGACTCCTACCCCCTGTTGACCAGGTATTTTCCTACCTCcttatagctgaggaggacactgggttgcaagggagtagaatagacagtattacagttgataaggaggatgtgcaggatattctggagggtctgaaaatagataaatcccctggtccggatgggatttatccaaggattctctgggaggcaagagaagtgattgcagagcctctggctctgatcttcaggtcgtcgttggcctctggtatagtaccagaagattggaggttagcgaatgttgtcccattgtttaagaaggggaacagagacttccccgggaattatagaccggtgagtctcacttctgttgtcggcaagatgttggaaaaaattataagggataggatttatagttatttggagagtaatgaattgataggtgatagtcagcatggttttgtggcaggtaggtcgtgccttactaaccttattgagttttttgagaaagtgaccaaggaggtggatgggggcaaggcagtggatgtggtatatatggattttagtaaggcgtttgataaggttcaccatggtaggcttctgcagaaaatgcagatgtatgggattgggggtgatgtaggaaattggatcaggaattggctagcggataggaaacagagggtggtggttgatagtaaatattcatcatggagtgcggttacaagtggtgtacctcaaggatctgttttggggccactgctgtttgtaatatttattaatgatctggatgagggtatagttgggtggattagcaaatttgctgatgacaccaaagtcggtggtgtggtagacagtgaggaagggtgtcgtagtttgcaggaagacttagacaggttgcaaagttgggccgagaggtggcggatggagtttaatgtggagaagtgtgaggtaattcactttggtaggaataacagatgtgttgagtatagggctaacgggaggactttgaatagtgtggaggagcagagggatctaggtgtatgtgtgcatagatccctgaaagttgggaatcaagtagataaggttgttaagaaggcatatggtgtcttggcgtttattggtagggggattgaatttaggagtcgtagcgttatgttgcaactgtacacaactctggtgcggccgcacttggagtactgtgtgcagttctggtccccacattacaggaaggatgtggaggctttggagagggtgcagaggaggtttaccaggatgttgcctggtatggaggggagatcctatgaggagaggctgagggatttgggattgttttcgctggaaaggcggcggctaagaggggatcttattgaaacatataagatgattagaggtttagatagggtggatagtgatagcctttttcctctgatggagaaatccagcacgagggggcatggctttaaattgagggggggtagttatagaaccgatgtcaggggtaggttctttacccagagggtggtgagggattggaatgccctgccagcatcagtagtaaatgcgcctagtttgggggcgtttaagagatccgtagataggttcatggacgaaaagaaattggtttaggttggagggtcacagtttttttttttaactggtcggtgcaacatcgtgggccgaagggcctgttctgcgctgtaatgttctatgttctcccttggtgtcatcagcaaatttagccacCTTGCATATGAtcccttcacccaagtcattgatatagattgtaaatagttgtactAGTTAGAGCTTGCAAGGAAGACCCATTTATCcttccactctgcttcctgttagcaaaccaatcctttatccatgctataATGTTCCCCCTACCTCATTTACTCGTATCTTGCGTAGTAATCTTTGGTGTGGcactgccttttggaaatccaagtacattacatctacaggttccccttcattCACCTTGCATGTTACTTCCTCAGAAAGATAAATTacttaaacatgatttctctttcacaaaaccacattgATTCTGCCTGATCACATTACAATTTTCTAAGCATCCTGATATAACcatcttaataatggattctagcaatttctCTGTCAgatattaggctaactggcctttaGTTACctgctttcttgaatacattttgCCATTTTCCAATCGACTGGGATtcttccagaatctaaggaatttggGAAGATTATAACCGATCCAATGTCTCTACTAACTCTGCAGTTCCTCTGAAGACCCAAGGGTACAGGCCATCTGAACCTGGGGGCTTGTCAGTCTTTAGGTCTAATAGTAACCTGACACCTTTTCCCTGGTGATGGTGATTGCTATAGGTTTCCCCCTTccttttcatagaacatagaacattacagcgcagtacaggcccttcggcccgcgatgttgcactgaccagtgaaatcaatctaaagcccctctaacctacactattccaatatcatccatatgtttatccaatgacaatttaaatgcccttaatgttggcgagtccactactgctgcaggcagggcattccacgcccttactactctctgagtaaagaacctacctctgacatctgtcctatatctatcacccctcaatttaaagctatgtcccctcgtgctagctatcaccatctgaggaaaaaggctctcactatccaccctgtctaatcctctgatcatcttgtgtgcctctattaagtcacctcttaactttcttctctctaacgaaaacaacctcaagtccctcagcctttcctcataagaccttcccaccataccaggcaacatcctggtaaatctcctttggaccctatccaatgcttccacgtccttcctataatgcggcgaccagaactgtacgcaatactccaagtgcggccgcaccagagttttgtacagctgcaacatgacctcctggctccgaaactcaatccctctatcaataaaagctaacactccgtatgccttcttaacaaccctatcaacctgggtgccaactttcagggatctatgcacatggacaccgagatccctctgttcatccacactaccaagtatcttaccattagcccagtactctgtaatcctgttactccttccaaagtgaatcacctcacatttttccgcattgaactccatttgccacctctcagcccagctctgcagcttatctatgtccctctgtaacctgcaacaaccttccgcactgtccacaactccaccgactttagtgtcatccgcaaacttactaacccatccttctacgccctcatccaggtcatttataaaaatgacaaacagcagtggtcccaaaacagatccttgcggtacaccactagtaactgaatgcCAGGataaacatttcccatcaaccaccaccctctggcttcttccagctagccaattcctgatccaaaccactaaatcaccctcaatcccatgcctccgtatcttctgcaatagcttaccgtggggaaccttatcaaacgctttactgaaatccatatacaccacgtcaactgctttaccctcatccacctctttggtcaccttctcaaagaactcaataaggtttgttctttcacctacccttcacaaaactgtgttgactatccctaatcaaattattcctttctagatgattataaatcctatctcttataatcctttccaaaactttgcccacaacagaagtaaggctcactggtctataattactaggtttgtctctactccccttcttgaacaaggggacaacatttgctatcctccagtcttctggcactattcatgtagacaatgacgacataaagatcaaagctaaaggctctgcaatctcctccctagcctcccagagaatcccaggataaatcccatccggcccaggggacttatctattttcacactttccagaattgctaacacctcctccttattaacctcaatcccgtctagtccaatagcctgtatcgcagtattctcctcgacaacattgtctttttcctgcgtgaatactgacgaaaaatattaatttagcgcctctatctcttcaggctccacacacaacttcccactactgtccttgactggccctaatcttaccctagtcattcttttattcctgacatacctatagaaagctttagggttttccttgatcctacctgccaaagacttctcatgtcccctcctggctcttcttaactctctctttaggtccttcctggctaacttgtaactctcaagcgccctaactgagccttcacgtctcatctttacataagtctccttcttcctcttcacaagagattcaacgtctTTTGTAAACCAGGGTTCCctcgctcaaccacttcctccctgcctgacaggtacatacttatcaaggacacccagtagctattccttgaacaagctccgcatttcaattgtgcccatcccctgcagtttccttccccaacctatgcattctaaatctcgcctaatcgcatcataatttcctttcccccagctataactcttgcccttcggtatatacctatccctttccattgctaaagtaaacataaccgaattgtggtcactatcaccaaagtgctcacctacctccaaatctaacacctggtctggttcattacccagtaccaaatccaatgtggcctcgcctcttgttggcctgtctacatactgtgtcaggaaaccctcctgcacacattggacaaaaactgacccctctaaagtactcaaaaAGTACTTTCACCTCTTGACTTTCAAGTATCTTTGGAAAGTTTTCTAAGTCGTCTACagtaaagacagacacaaaatatctgtcaaacatctctgccatttccttgtttttcattatcaattcacCCTCTAGAGCACCAGCAGTAGTTTTGGTTATTTGCTGTCAgtttaaatacttgtagaaatTCCTACTATCTGCTTTtttattactagctagctttctctcataccaCGCAAGCTTCCCCTTTGTTTTGTAGTCATTATCATGACTACTGTGTACTTAAGCAGACAGCAATGCTTCATGTAATGTTTTATATATCCTCCCTGACATTACAGAATGTCAGATTGACCCTTGTAACGTTGTCCTATTTATTTTCTTCTGCGACATTTAAGTGCTTGATGGAGGCAGCGAAAAGCTGCAAGTGTCAGGGCTGCATGTTACTGATGCTAATTTGAGAGAACGTGCAGTATGCCTCAATTATAACTGGTGCGTTACTGTGATGTCACGATTTGTAGGAGATTGGTGCGTTGCTGCAGTCACGAGGGTCAGAAGTGGGAGTCACCACGGGTAGAAAGAGGAGGTGTGGCTGGCTGGATCTTGTCTTGctcaagtatgctcacatgatcaATGGATTTACTGCGTAAGTAATTTCACAGGGCAAGTTTTTTCTTTCTTTGGAAGCGGCAGACTTTAATGATTGTGCAAAATTATTAATGTTGGAATCTATTTGAAATAAATATAATTTGGGTTGAAATGCGGCTGGTTCTAAATGGGTTTCAGCATGGGTATGGCGAAGCTACTAAGatttcattgctgttttgtgTTCTATTCCCTGTGTAGCTTAGCACTTACCAAATTGGACATCCTGGATGTATTCACAGAGATTAAAGTCGGAATGGCCTACAAGGTTGATGAGAAAGTAATACCACATTTTCCAGGTAAGTGCTTGACTTATTTGACTTCAGCTTCACTACTTATTATAACACTTTGAAGTTTTTTTTGCATAAAAGTATACAATTTCAGATATTATCTGTGAAAAGTGCCAACCTGATTTTAGTTACCAGCATTCTTTCTTCAAATTGTGCGTTTGATCTCACACCGAGgactcatagaatgatacagtacagaaggagatcatttggcccattgtgcatgcgctggctctttgaaggagctatccaattactccaacctttcctctttccccacagccctgagaATATGTTACCTCttcccaaatatttatccaatttccatttgaaagttattattaaatctgcttccaccaaccaATCGGGCAGTGTTTTTCAGATTGTTAACACTCGAGCACAGCGGGGTCATGTCCTGTAAACACTGCATTTTTGTGAGCTCTGGCGCTACTTATCCTTCAATCTGTTTTTAATCCTGATGCACAACCCATAATTATCTGATCCTGATGTATATAATCTGTGCTATGATCCTGGAAAATCCTGGATAAATTTTGGCAAAGGGGAGTTAAGTCAAGAAAACCCTTGTTTGATTGAGGCAGTCGGAGACAGTTGGGGCGGGTCCAGTTCTTAGTGGCAGTTCCACTGGTGAGCAGGCTTAAGCTTCAGTGATGCCATTGGCGTCAAGATGACGGCTGCCATTTTGAATGAAGTTGTGGACAGTGTCTTGGCTCCTCGGCACTGATCTTTGGTGTTCATATTGATGAACTGCGAGATATCCTAAAGAGAATGGATGAAAGGGAGATGAGAATCCTGTCAATTGAGAGGGCAGTTTCCTTGGTGAAAGCTTACCTTCAgtccttggaaatcc
The DNA window shown above is from Mustelus asterias chromosome 15, sMusAst1.hap1.1, whole genome shotgun sequence and carries:
- the LOC144504341 gene encoding adenylosuccinate synthetase isozyme 2-like, which gives rise to MSMYPNLDVDVEGELEKLKGYVERIKPMVRDGVYFMYEALHGPEKNILVEGANAALLDIDFGTYPFVTSSNCTVGGVCTGLGIPPQNVGEVYGVVKAYTTRVGIGAFPTEQDNEIGALLQSRGSEVGVTTGRKRRCGWLDLVLLKYAHMINGFTALALTKLDILDVFTEIKVGMAYKVDEKVIPHFPANIEVLSKVEVQYVSLPGWNTSTAKSRTFEDLPENAQNYVRFIEGHLDVPVKWIGIGKSRESMIQLF